The sequence TCGCACCGAGCCGGTGCACCTGCGGGCGCGGATCATGGGCGTCGACCGCAGCCGCCTCGACCGGGAATTGGGCGCGGGCCGGATCGTCATCGTCGCCGGCTTCCAAGGGATCACCGACGACGGCGAGATCACGACGCTCGGGCGCGGCGGGTCGGATACGACCGCGGTCGCCCTCGCCTCGGTGCTCGACGCGCGGATCTGCCAGATCTACACCGACGTCGAAGGGGTCTTCACCGCGGACCCGCGCGTCGTGCCCGAGGCGAAGAAGCTCGCGGAGATCTCCTACGATGAAATGTTAGAGATGGCCAGTTCAGGCGCGCTGGTGCTGCAGACCCGCGCCGCGGAGCTCGCCAAGCAGTACCGCGTGCCGCTGGAGGTGCGCAGCACGTTCGTCGACCGGGGGGGAACGGTGGTGACGGATCGGACAATCGAGGGACGGCGATTGGTAACCGCGGTCACGCACGACCGCAACGTGGCGAAGATCGCCGCGACGGGAATTCAAGATCGCCCCGGCATCGCGCACACGCTGTTCCGGGCGATCGCGGACCGGCACGTCAACGTCAACCTGATCATTCAGAGCGTCCCGCAGGCGCAGGGCGCCGACATCTCCTTCACGGTCGCGCGCTCAGATATGGCGGCCGCGGTGGAGGCGGCCCGGTCGGTCGCCGGGGAGATCGGCGCGCGGGACATCATCTCCGACGAAGGCGTCGCCATGGTCAGCATCGTGGGCGCCGGGATGATCACGAACCCCGGCGTCGCGGCGCAGATGTTCGGCGTGCTCGCGCGCAACGGCATCAACATCGAATTGATCGCGACGTCCGAGATCAAGGTCTCGTGTGTGGTCCGCGCCGACGAGGCGGAGAAGGCCGTACGGGTGCTGCACGCCGAGTTCAGGCTGGACGAAGACTGACGCGGCGCCCGGTGCCGCGGCGCGGGGTTAGCGGGCGTTCTGCGGCAGCTCGAGAAACAGCTCGACGAGCGCCGCCTCAAATTGCCGGCCGGCCTGCCGCCGGAGCTCGGCCGCCGCGTCGTCCCGCGTGCGGGCGGCGTGGTAGACGCGCTCGCTCGTCATCGCGTCGAAGCTGTCGGCGATCGCGAGAATCCTCGCCTCGAGCGGGATCGCCTCCCCGGCGAGGCCGTTTGGATAGCCGGTGCCGTCCCAGCGTTCGTGATGCGCGGCGACGATGTCGATCACGGCGTCGTCGACCTCGAGGGCGCGAAGCAGCGCCACCCCCTTGCCGACGTGCTGCGCGACGAGGGCCCGCTCCTCGGCCGAGAGCGGCCCGGGCTTCTGGAGGAGGCTTCGGGAGAGCGCGAGCTTGCCGACGTCGTGGACGAAGGCCGCCTGGGCCAGCAGGCGCCGCCGCTCGAGGGCCACGCCCGCGGCCGCGGCCAGCTCCACGGCCCACCGGCCCACCTGCGCCAGGTGCGCTTCGACTTCGAGCTCGACGTCCTCGACGTTGAGCCGGTGCACGAGCTGCCGCGCGCCCTCGGGCAACCCTTGGAACGCGGCCAGTAGCGCGACGTCGAAGGGCAGGCTCTGCACCGTCCGCGACGCGTCGTGCGGGTCGCGGCCCAAGCCGCCCACCTTCGTCCCGCTCGCGACGGCGCAAAACGCCTCCACGACGGCGGGGTCGAATTGCGTGCCGGCGGTCCGGCCGAGCTCGGCGATGACGGCGCTGTGCGGGAGCGCGGGGCGATAGGGCCGGGGTGCCGTCATGGCCGCGTAGGCCTCCAGCACCGCCAGAATCCGCGCCCCGATCGGGATCTGCTCGCCGCGCAGGCCGTCCGGGTAGCCCGATCCGTCCCAGCGTTCCTGATGATGGCGGACCAGCGCGGCGGCCCGGCGCAGCTGATCGACGGATCGGAGCACTTCGTCGGCGATGAGGGGATGCTGCCTGACCACGGCCCACTCCTCGTCGGAGAGCCGCTCCGGCTTCCGCGCGATGTCGTCCGGGATCGCCACCATGCCGATGTCGTAGAGGCGCGCGCCCCACCGCACGTCCTCCACGTCCTGGACGGAGCATCCCAGCGCGCCGGCGGTGGCCGTCGCGAGGCCAACCAGCCTGCCGGAACGGCTACCCGGCTCGCCCCCGTGCGCCTCGATCGCCTGCGCGAGCGCCAGCGCGGTCCGCGTGTGCGCCTGCTGCAGCCGCCGGATGAGCCGGATGCGCCGGATCGCCGCGGCCGCGATCTCCGCGACGCCTTCCAGCAAGTGCACCTCGGGGGCGGCAAACGGCGTGCTGTCCATCCCGCCGGCGCGCGCCACGATGAGGGCGCCGATCGCGCGGTCGCCCGACCCGAGAGGCACAATCGCCAGCGGGCGGAGGCCCTTATACACCCCGTCGTCGACCGAAGACGCCTGCGGCTCCGTACTGAGCAGGGTGCCGGCGAACGCCCGCCCGGTCTGGATCACCCGACCCAGCCGTCCCTTGACATCGGGCACGGCCGGATCCAGCCAGGACAGCGGGGCGCCGGTCGAGTGTGCGATCGAAAGCGTCTGCCCGTCCGCCGAAAGAAGCGCGAGCGAGGCGTGGGTCGCGTTCGCCAGAATCATCGCGTGCGCCGCCAGCGCGGCGTACGCCGCCTCCGCAGTCCGCGCAGCCTGGAAGTCCTTGCTCAGGGCGATAAACGTCCCGACCGTGTCGAGGCGCTCTGCCGCCGCCTCGGCGGCCGCGTCGGCCGCCTGCTTCAGCACGGTGACGTCCTGCGCGACCACGAGCACGGCGGCGCGGTCGCGAAATTCCATCGGTTGGGCCAGGACGTGCACGTCGATCAGCGTCCCGTCCCTGCGGCGGTGACGCCGGGTCACCGACACGGGCTGCGCGGGTTCGGACCCCGCGTCCGGCGCCGCCTTGATCGCGGGACCCGTTGCCCATAGATCCGTGACGCGCTTGCCCGCGATCTCGTCGCGCGAATACCCGTACAGGTTCGCGGCCGCCGTGTTGACCGCGAGGATCCGCAGCGTTTGGAGGTCGTACACCCACATCGGCAGGGGATTGTTGAGAAACTGCAGAGCCGCGGGCAACCCGCGGCCGGACGTTCCTGTCTCACGGCTTGCCATAGCAAACGCTCCCCCGCGGGCGCCGCGTTGGTGTACAAATCCCTGGCATAGTAATGTTACACAATTGCACCGGTTTACAGACATCAATAGATCTACGCCGGCACCTTCTTCGAAGAAATGCGGTCGGCGGCGCCGCCGACCCGCAGAGGAGGGTACGTGCCCGTCCGCGAACTGGTTCGCGCACTGGTACGTACCACCAGAGACAGGTATGAACCAGTAGAGGGTGGGATCATGGCGCGGCGTCCGGACGCCGGTAGGCGCCCGCGGAAGCAGGGCCCGGCGGCACACGCCCGGGGGCGGGGACCGCTCTACCGCCAGCTGCTCGGCTCCATCAACGGGCGGATCCGGAAAGGCGACTGGGGCGCGGGCGGGCAGCTGCCGTCGGAGCGCGATCTCTCGGAGCAGTTCGGGGTCAGCCGCTCGACGGTCCGGCAGGCGCTCGAGCAGCTGTCGCACGCGGGCCTGCTCAAGAAGATCCAGGGCCGCGGCACGTTCGTCGCGGCGCACGGCCCGATCACGCAGCCGCTGGGACGCGTCACGGCCTTTCGCGAAGCGCTGGCGGCGCAGGGCATGACGCCCGGCCTGCGCGTGGTCAGCCGGACGCAGGAGCCGTGCGACGTGGTGCTGGGCCGGCTGCTCGGCGTCCCGCCGGAAACGGCGCTGCTGCAGCTCGTCTATCTCGGGCTCGGCGACGAGGAGCCGCTGGCGCTTTACCGGAGCTATGTGCCGGCGGGCAAGATGGCGGAGACCGTGGACAAGTTTTGCCGCGCCGCGGCGTCCAAGATACCGCCCCGCATGGTCTCGGAATTGTACGCCGAGCGCGCCGGCCTGCCCGAGCTGCGGGCGGAGCAGACGTTTGAGGTGCGTCTCGCGACCGCCGAGGAGGCCGCGTTGCTCGCGCTCGCGCGGCCGGCGGCGGTGTTCAGCGTGACGTCCCTGATCTCCGCGCTCGGGGGCGCGCCGGTGGAATACCGCCGGGCCGTTTACCGCGGCGACCGGTACAAATTCAACATCGAACGCCTGGCCCACATCATGGCGTGACGGGAGGCAGAGGATGAGCGGCAAGACCCTGCGGTTTCTGGCTCCGAACGGGCATCTCGGGTTCGCCCCGCTGAAGCCCGCGAGCTTCGAGCTCGGCGTGGCGGCGCGCCCGGACTTCATCGTCTCGGACTCGGGCAGCGACGACATCGGCCCGGGGCCCCTCGGCGCCGACACCTGCACGAGCCCGAAGGAATGGCAGCGCCACGACCTCGAGCACATCTTGCTCGCATCCCGCAAAATCGGCGTGCCGATGCTGATCGGCTCGGCCGGGGACACCGGCTCGAACAGCCGGGTGGACATGTACGTCGAGATGATCCGGGAGATTGCCGCCCGCCATCACCTCGCCCCCTTCCGGCTGGGCTACTTCTACTCCGAAGTCTCGAAGGACCTGATCCGCAAGCGGATCGCGGCCGGCGAGACGGTCGCCGGGTTGAACGGCCGGTCCGATCTGACACTCGCGGAGCTCGACGCGACGGACCGGATCGTCGCGATGGCCGGTATTCACCCGTACAACGCGCTGCTCGACCGGGGCGCGGACGTCATCATCGGCGGCCGCTCGAGCGACCTCGCGATTTGCGCCGGACCGGCGATCCGCGCCGGCTTCCCGGAGGCGCTGTCCTACTATCTCGGCAAGGTGCTCGAGTGCGCGTCCTTCTGCGCCGAGCCGTACGGCGCGAAGGAGAGTGTGATCGGCGAGATCTCGATGGACGACGTGAAGGTGACCGCGATGCACCCCGAGCAGCGGTGCACGATCGCCTCGGTCGCCGGGCACGCGATGTACGAGCGGTCCAACCCGTTCTACGAGTACGCGCTCGGCGGCGAGCTGGACATGCACACCTGTAAGTACGAGCAGTTCGACGCGAAGACGACGCGGATCACCGGGCCGGTGTGGAACCCGGCGGCGGAGCCGCGGGTGAAGCTGGAGGGCGCCGGCAAAGTCGGCGAGCGCTACGTCGGCCTCGCGGGGATCCGCGATCCCTACACCATCGCGAACATCGACCGCGTCATCGGCTGGGCGCGCCACGCGGTCGAAGAGAAGTTCGGCACGAGCGGCTACGAGCTGCACTACCAAGTGTTCGGCCGGAACGGCGTGATGGGCGACCTCGAGCCCGTGAAGACGCCCGCCCACGAGCTCGGCATCGTCGTCTACGGCGTCGCGCCGACCAAGGAGATGGCCGAGGAAGTGTGCATGATCGGCACGCGCCAGCTCTTCTACGCGCGGCTGCCGGAGGTGAAGGGCACCGCCGGCGGCGTGGCGTTCCCGCTCGACGAGGTGCTTGCGGCCAGCGCCGCCTACCGATGGACGGTGAACCACACGCTGCGGGTGAACGATCCGCTCGAGCTGTTCCCGTTGCACATGACGGACGTCGGGGCACGCACCCCGTCTGTCGCGGGGCGCACGGCCCCCGCCGGCGCCGGGAAGGCGGCGCGATGAAGCTCTCCACCCTCGCCAAGGTCGTCCGCAGCAAGAACGCGGGCGTCGACAAGATCACCTTCGACATCATCTTCGCCGACCGCGGCACCTACGAGCGCACGCTCAAGAGCGGCGCGATCACGAAGGCGTCGGTGGCCCGCCTGTACGGCATTCCCGAGGCGCGCATCTCGGACTTCGTGGCGTTCGACCCCGGGTGCGCGATCAAGTTCACCGTGTACCGCAGCCGGCCGAGCGGCAGCCCCGGCGACCCGGACATCTTCGGTGCGCAGCAGTACGCGCCGCTGCTCGACCTCGAGATCCCGCTCGACTGACCGGACGGCGGATGCGGGCGCGACCTCTCGCGTGATGCGTACGGCACCGGCAGCGGTCTTTGGCCCGGGGGCGGCGCCGGTCGAATTGGACGGATCCGCGTTCGACCGCGGCCGCGGCCAGGCGGAACGGTGTCCGGGCACCGAGCAGATCGTGCGGGACGCGGTGGACCGGCGGCTCGCCGCCGTACGGGACATCCTCGCGCGCCCGGCGGCGGCGAACTTTCTCGCGCGGCAGTGGGAGTTCACGGCGACGCATGATCCCGACGCGCTCGCGGAGGCGGAAGGCATCGCCGCGGGATACGGGCTGCCGGTCCGCGATCTTTTTGCGTCGCTGCACGCCGGCATGCTGCCCGGCTTCGGAGCCTCGCCCGCGGCGGACGGCTGCTCGGCATGGGCGCTCCGCCATCCCGAGTTCGGCGCGCTGCTCGGAAAGAACCGCGACCTCGCCGCCCCTTTCCGCGGCACGCAGCGGGTGTTCCGGCACCGGGACCCGGCGTGGCACGGCCGAACGATCCTCTGCGTCGGAAGCCTCGGGAGCCCCGGCGTGTACTCGAGCGGCATAAATTCCGACGGACTCGCGCTCGCCGATACGCAGATTCGTGCGGCGGACCAGGGCGTCGGATCCCTACGCTACTTCGCGATGACACGGCTCCTGGCGCGCTGCGCCACGGTCGACGAGGCCGTCGACGAACTGCGCCGCCTGCGGCACGCCGGCGGCGGGAGTCTCGTGCTGGCCGGCGCGGACGGCCGCACCGCCGCGGTCGAGCTCGGACATCACGCGGTCGCGGTCGAAGGGGGCGGCGGCCGGGTGGCCCGGACCAACCACTTCGTCTCGGCGGAACTGCGGGGCCGCGACATCGAGGGCGGCGGGTGCGCCGATTCGGGCGGACGCCTGCGGCGGCTCCGGTCGTGGCTCGATGGACTCGGCGAGGCGCCGGGGGTCGCGGACGCCGCCGCCGTCATGGCCTCCCACGACGACGCCGGCACCGCGGGGCTCTGCCGCCACGGCAGGGACCGGGGCGCGACTACGATCTCCGGCAGCGTCTTTGCGTGCCGCGGCCGGCGGCTCTATTTCTCGCCGGACAATCCGTGCTCCGGCGCCTGGATCGTATACGACGGCGCCGCAAATGGAGGTGCGTGATGGGGAAACGGATCTACGTCATCTTGATCGCCGCGGTCCTCGGCCTCTCGCTGCTCGGCGGAACGCGCGGCGACGCGGCGAAGGCGCTGTCGTTCGTCCTCGACACGACGGCGAACCGCACGACGGAGGCGCAGGCGATCGCCGCGCAGCTGAGCCGCGCCGGCATCACCGCGCAGGTTCGAGCCTGGCAGCTGTCCGTGCTGATCCCGCAGGTCCAGGCCGGACAACGCGCAGCGTACACGACGGACTGGGGCAGCGCCTACTTCGACCCGTACGATCTCGCGGTGCCGAAATTCGTGACCAAGGCGCGCGGCAACTTCTCCTTCTACTCGAACCCCGCGGTGGACCACGACATGGCCGTCGCGTCCAGCACCCCGAACGAGGCGCAGCGCCAGGCGGCCTACAACGACGCGCAGCGGAAGATCTACGCCGACGCGCCGTGGGCGTTCGGCTACGTGCTGCAGAATATCGAGGCGCAGTCGTCCGCGGTCACGGGGTGGACGCCGGCGGCCGACAACAGCGAGACGATGTACCCGGCGAGCGTGCGCGGCGGCGACGCGATCATCGTGGGCATGCGTAACGACACGATCGCGCCGCTCGATCCCGGCATCTCGCCGAACGACCGTGAAGCGGTCCTGCGCAACATCTACGACGGCCTCGTGGGACACTCCCCAGACGGCAAAGTCGTCCCGCAGCTCGCCACGGCGTGGCGCAAGGTCGGGCCGGCCGTCTACGACTTCACGCTGCGTCCCGGGGTGAAATTCCAAAACGGCGACCCGGTCACGGCCGACGACGTCGTCTTCACGTTCCAGCGCGTGCTCACGCCCGGCGCCATCACCGGCGTCTCGAGCACCCGCAAGGATCTGCTCGGCCCGATCCTGCGCGTGCAGAAGCTGGACGAGTCGCACGTCCGGTTCGTCTACAGCGCCTCGTTCCCGGAGGCGCTCGTGCTGCAGTCGCTCGTGCACTTCCAGATCGTCCCGCAGAAGTACGTGCAGCAGATGGGCGAGGCGGGGTTCATCGCAAAGCCGGTCGGCGCCGGCCCGTTCCGATTCGTGCGGGGCGCCCTCAACTCCGAGATCGTGCTCGAGCGCTACGACGGCTACTGGGCCGGACCGGCCAAGCTGCGGCAGGTCATCTTCCGCATGATGCCGGAGCCGTCCAGCCGGATCGCGGCGCTCCTCTCCGGCGAAGTACAGGTCATCCAGGAAGTCCCGCCCGACCTGGTGGACCGTCTGAAGGCAAGCCCGAACGTCCAGGTGAAAACCGCGGAAGGCACCCGGTCCTACGAGATCGAGTTCAACACCAAGGCGGAGCCGTTCACCGACCCGCGCGTGCGGCAGGCGGTGAACTACGCGATCAACTGGGACCCGATCCTCCGCGACATCTACCACGGGTACGGGAAGCGCCTCAGCACGGCGTTTCTGCCGAGCGGCTTCGGGTACGACGCATCGCTCAAACCCTATCCGTACGACCCGGCCAAGGCGCGGGAACTCCTGAGACAGGCGGGGTACTAAGAGCGGCGCACCGGGGGCGTAATTACATGGTGGCCCGCCGCGGAGCCGGCGGGCGGCGGAGTTCGCGATGCGCATGCTGAGGATCGTCCGTCGGGTGCTGCTCGCCGTGCCGGTGGCGCTGGGCGTCGCCGTCCTGGCGTTCCTGTCGCTGCACCTGCTGCCCGGCGATCCGGTCCAGATCATGCTGGGCGACACCAACTCGAGCGCCGCGACGATCCGCGCCGTGCGGCACGAACTCCATCTCGACCAGCCGCTCCAGGTGCAGTTGGGGCTGTTCTTCGCCCGGCTCGCGCACGGCGATCTCGGCGCGTCGATCGTGCAGCAGCGGCCGGTGGCGGCCCTGATCGCGGAAGCCCTCCCGGCGACGATCGAGCTCACGGTCGCGACGATCGTGATCGCCGTGCTGATCGCGGTCCCGATGGGTCTCGCCAGCGCGCTGCGGCCGCGCTCGTGGATCGACCGCGCGGTGCTGTCGACCTCGCTGCTCGGCGCGAGCATGCCGGCGTTCTGGTTCGGGCTGCTCCTCATCCTCTTCTTCGCGGTGAACGCGCGCCTGCTGCCGACGTCGGGGCAGATCGATCCGACGATCGGCGTGCCGACGGTCACCGGCTTTCTCCTAGTCGACAGCCTGCTCGCCA is a genomic window of bacterium containing:
- a CDS encoding aspartate kinase, with the translated sequence MSLIVQKFGGSSVATPDLIKHVAGRVAATRESGHDVVVVVSAPGDTTDNLIGLAEQITTSPADREMDMLLSTGEQVSIALLAMALHTRGHRAVSLTGAQALIRTEPVHLRARIMGVDRSRLDRELGAGRIVIVAGFQGITDDGEITTLGRGGSDTTAVALASVLDARICQIYTDVEGVFTADPRVVPEAKKLAEISYDEMLEMASSGALVLQTRAAELAKQYRVPLEVRSTFVDRGGTVVTDRTIEGRRLVTAVTHDRNVAKIAATGIQDRPGIAHTLFRAIADRHVNVNLIIQSVPQAQGADISFTVARSDMAAAVEAARSVAGEIGARDIISDEGVAMVSIVGAGMITNPGVAAQMFGVLARNGINIELIATSEIKVSCVVRADEAEKAVRVLHAEFRLDED
- a CDS encoding HD domain-containing phosphohydrolase; the protein is MASRETGTSGRGLPAALQFLNNPLPMWVYDLQTLRILAVNTAAANLYGYSRDEIAGKRVTDLWATGPAIKAAPDAGSEPAQPVSVTRRHRRRDGTLIDVHVLAQPMEFRDRAAVLVVAQDVTVLKQAADAAAEAAAERLDTVGTFIALSKDFQAARTAEAAYAALAAHAMILANATHASLALLSADGQTLSIAHSTGAPLSWLDPAVPDVKGRLGRVIQTGRAFAGTLLSTEPQASSVDDGVYKGLRPLAIVPLGSGDRAIGALIVARAGGMDSTPFAAPEVHLLEGVAEIAAAAIRRIRLIRRLQQAHTRTALALAQAIEAHGGEPGSRSGRLVGLATATAGALGCSVQDVEDVRWGARLYDIGMVAIPDDIARKPERLSDEEWAVVRQHPLIADEVLRSVDQLRRAAALVRHHQERWDGSGYPDGLRGEQIPIGARILAVLEAYAAMTAPRPYRPALPHSAVIAELGRTAGTQFDPAVVEAFCAVASGTKVGGLGRDPHDASRTVQSLPFDVALLAAFQGLPEGARQLVHRLNVEDVELEVEAHLAQVGRWAVELAAAAGVALERRRLLAQAAFVHDVGKLALSRSLLQKPGPLSAEERALVAQHVGKGVALLRALEVDDAVIDIVAAHHERWDGTGYPNGLAGEAIPLEARILAIADSFDAMTSERVYHAARTRDDAAAELRRQAGRQFEAALVELFLELPQNAR
- a CDS encoding GntR family transcriptional regulator — its product is MARRPDAGRRPRKQGPAAHARGRGPLYRQLLGSINGRIRKGDWGAGGQLPSERDLSEQFGVSRSTVRQALEQLSHAGLLKKIQGRGTFVAAHGPITQPLGRVTAFREALAAQGMTPGLRVVSRTQEPCDVVLGRLLGVPPETALLQLVYLGLGDEEPLALYRSYVPAGKMAETVDKFCRAAASKIPPRMVSELYAERAGLPELRAEQTFEVRLATAEEAALLALARPAAVFSVTSLISALGGAPVEYRRAVYRGDRYKFNIERLAHIMA
- a CDS encoding acyclic terpene utilization AtuA family protein; amino-acid sequence: MSGKTLRFLAPNGHLGFAPLKPASFELGVAARPDFIVSDSGSDDIGPGPLGADTCTSPKEWQRHDLEHILLASRKIGVPMLIGSAGDTGSNSRVDMYVEMIREIAARHHLAPFRLGYFYSEVSKDLIRKRIAAGETVAGLNGRSDLTLAELDATDRIVAMAGIHPYNALLDRGADVIIGGRSSDLAICAGPAIRAGFPEALSYYLGKVLECASFCAEPYGAKESVIGEISMDDVKVTAMHPEQRCTIASVAGHAMYERSNPFYEYALGGELDMHTCKYEQFDAKTTRITGPVWNPAAEPRVKLEGAGKVGERYVGLAGIRDPYTIANIDRVIGWARHAVEEKFGTSGYELHYQVFGRNGVMGDLEPVKTPAHELGIVVYGVAPTKEMAEEVCMIGTRQLFYARLPEVKGTAGGVAFPLDEVLAASAAYRWTVNHTLRVNDPLELFPLHMTDVGARTPSVAGRTAPAGAGKAAR
- a CDS encoding DUF4387 domain-containing protein, translating into MKLSTLAKVVRSKNAGVDKITFDIIFADRGTYERTLKSGAITKASVARLYGIPEARISDFVAFDPGCAIKFTVYRSRPSGSPGDPDIFGAQQYAPLLDLEIPLD
- a CDS encoding C45 family peptidase, which produces MRTAPAAVFGPGAAPVELDGSAFDRGRGQAERCPGTEQIVRDAVDRRLAAVRDILARPAAANFLARQWEFTATHDPDALAEAEGIAAGYGLPVRDLFASLHAGMLPGFGASPAADGCSAWALRHPEFGALLGKNRDLAAPFRGTQRVFRHRDPAWHGRTILCVGSLGSPGVYSSGINSDGLALADTQIRAADQGVGSLRYFAMTRLLARCATVDEAVDELRRLRHAGGGSLVLAGADGRTAAVELGHHAVAVEGGGGRVARTNHFVSAELRGRDIEGGGCADSGGRLRRLRSWLDGLGEAPGVADAAAVMASHDDAGTAGLCRHGRDRGATTISGSVFACRGRRLYFSPDNPCSGAWIVYDGAANGGA
- a CDS encoding ABC transporter substrate-binding protein; the protein is MGKRIYVILIAAVLGLSLLGGTRGDAAKALSFVLDTTANRTTEAQAIAAQLSRAGITAQVRAWQLSVLIPQVQAGQRAAYTTDWGSAYFDPYDLAVPKFVTKARGNFSFYSNPAVDHDMAVASSTPNEAQRQAAYNDAQRKIYADAPWAFGYVLQNIEAQSSAVTGWTPAADNSETMYPASVRGGDAIIVGMRNDTIAPLDPGISPNDREAVLRNIYDGLVGHSPDGKVVPQLATAWRKVGPAVYDFTLRPGVKFQNGDPVTADDVVFTFQRVLTPGAITGVSSTRKDLLGPILRVQKLDESHVRFVYSASFPEALVLQSLVHFQIVPQKYVQQMGEAGFIAKPVGAGPFRFVRGALNSEIVLERYDGYWAGPAKLRQVIFRMMPEPSSRIAALLSGEVQVIQEVPPDLVDRLKASPNVQVKTAEGTRSYEIEFNTKAEPFTDPRVRQAVNYAINWDPILRDIYHGYGKRLSTAFLPSGFGYDASLKPYPYDPAKARELLRQAGY
- a CDS encoding ABC transporter permease; translated protein: MRMLRIVRRVLLAVPVALGVAVLAFLSLHLLPGDPVQIMLGDTNSSAATIRAVRHELHLDQPLQVQLGLFFARLAHGDLGASIVQQRPVAALIAEALPATIELTVATIVIAVLIAVPMGLASALRPRSWIDRAVLSTSLLGASMPAFWFGLLLILFFAVNARLLPTSGQIDPTIGVPTVTGFLLVDSLLASSGAAVASVLRHLVMPALTLGVVFAAVLARTVRSSMIEVLHRQYVTTARAKGLPETAVVIKHALRNALIPAITVAGLQIGELLGGNMIVETVFAWPGLGRLVVNSIFARDYLVVQAAVMLYALTYVAANLAVDVAYTVLDPQMEVA